The following are from one region of the Hydrogenimonas sp. SS33 genome:
- a CDS encoding HDOD domain-containing protein — protein MTEKIIRKIKSLPPLPESVRKVREICDNPEGTIRELVPIVKEDPMFTADILKAANSPLYGFSRQITSIDQAVALFGMGTIQGFAISYAVRQNFKIDLSPYNADNKRLQEVSSMQNALTFQWGRPQVQTRQAEMMTTSLLMELGKAVASLVLEETGKAEAFSRRIAEAETLEETDAVEKEFLGITSEWIAALMFKHWQFNDDMIEMMRFVTTPEEAPEEIAKQTKILHVVKEAVPFTKPLCESCVQNAYEKADRFGLDAESLHEMIEKIPS, from the coding sequence ATGACAGAAAAAATCATACGAAAGATCAAATCTCTGCCCCCTCTGCCCGAAAGCGTGAGAAAAGTCCGCGAGATCTGCGACAATCCGGAAGGTACGATCAGGGAACTGGTCCCCATCGTCAAGGAGGACCCGATGTTCACCGCCGATATCCTCAAGGCGGCCAACTCCCCCCTCTACGGCTTCAGCCGGCAGATCACCTCCATCGACCAGGCGGTGGCGCTTTTTGGCATGGGGACGATCCAGGGATTCGCCATCTCCTATGCGGTGCGCCAGAATTTCAAAATCGACCTCTCCCCCTACAATGCCGACAACAAACGCCTCCAGGAGGTCTCTTCCATGCAAAACGCCCTGACCTTCCAGTGGGGCCGCCCCCAGGTGCAGACCCGACAGGCGGAGATGATGACCACCTCTCTGCTGATGGAGTTGGGCAAAGCGGTCGCTTCCCTGGTTCTGGAAGAGACGGGCAAGGCGGAGGCTTTCAGCCGACGCATCGCCGAAGCCGAAACACTTGAAGAGACGGATGCGGTGGAGAAGGAGTTCCTCGGCATCACCAGCGAATGGATCGCGGCACTCATGTTCAAACACTGGCAGTTCAATGATGACATGATCGAAATGATGCGATTTGTCACGACCCCGGAAGAGGCGCCGGAAGAGATCGCGAAACAGACGAAGATCCTCCATGTGGTCAAGGAGGCGGTGCCCTTTACAAAACCGCTCTGCGAATCGTGCGTCCAGAACGCCTATGAAAAGGCGGACCGTTTCGGCCTTGATGCCGAATCACTCCATGAGATGATCGAGAAAATCCCTTCATGA
- a CDS encoding ribonuclease R family protein, whose protein sequence is MRAFLTRIAKGALEKDVEKEFRPLLEELIREHIVKRSDDGSVRLDGKYRAGILDVLPSGTAFVELIGAKGRDLLIPPEHLNGGKNGDYVIVRRLFGKAGRPSAKVVKVVQPAFVYAVGYMKKTESGLEPMHIKTDLPMELADETGDLPEHTVFQVDNRTSKILRILGSLEDPAVDEKISLAIFNKQEAFTDEAEREAAAWGDRVDASLYPDRTDLRHLPFCTIDPVDAKDFDDAVYWDTKTDTLYVAIADVSHYVTPDCAIDREARQRGFSIYFPHKSIPMLPRALSENICSLKPDVDRLAYVCRLEIDTETLEVKRHTFFEALIRSRRRYNYDEIDTYLQNGFADAPEKDRETLRFIFPLRSLTDRLRKKRLEKGYDFRSPEVRMTLDEQQNLTETRLEESTPSHALIEDCMLLANKAAAEHFDVGIFRIHEPPTPERIEKLVDELGKIGIYVETPEEDFHALVLELQEEAREKGVEPYVDQLIIQTQKQASYSHENVGHFGLGFERYTHFTSPIRRYADLTLHRLLKAIFAHDEKRREYILRNIEPLCIKISELEREATRVEWDFMARKYARYAESHREKTYRGVVIEAAQIPAAVTDEGIVGMRLFCDRSDLLLFDRIEAKINIVHLAQAKIFVLVEKATHLLEESL, encoded by the coding sequence ATGAGAGCTTTTTTGACGCGCATCGCCAAAGGCGCGTTGGAAAAGGATGTGGAGAAGGAGTTCCGCCCCCTTCTCGAAGAGCTGATACGCGAACATATCGTCAAGCGCTCCGATGACGGCAGCGTCCGGCTCGACGGCAAATACCGCGCCGGCATTCTCGACGTTCTCCCCTCCGGTACCGCCTTCGTGGAACTCATAGGAGCAAAGGGGAGAGACCTGCTCATTCCCCCGGAGCACCTCAACGGCGGAAAGAACGGCGACTATGTCATCGTCCGGCGCCTTTTCGGAAAGGCGGGGCGACCCTCGGCAAAGGTGGTGAAGGTGGTGCAGCCCGCTTTCGTCTACGCCGTCGGCTATATGAAAAAGACCGAAAGCGGCCTGGAGCCGATGCATATCAAGACCGACCTGCCGATGGAACTCGCCGACGAGACCGGCGACCTGCCCGAGCACACCGTTTTCCAGGTGGACAACCGCACCTCGAAGATTTTGCGGATTCTGGGCTCTCTGGAGGACCCGGCCGTCGACGAAAAGATCTCCCTGGCCATCTTCAACAAGCAGGAGGCCTTCACCGATGAGGCGGAGCGGGAAGCCGCCGCCTGGGGGGACCGTGTGGACGCCTCCCTCTACCCCGACCGGACCGACCTTCGCCACCTCCCCTTCTGCACCATCGACCCCGTCGATGCCAAAGATTTCGACGACGCCGTCTACTGGGACACGAAAACCGACACCCTCTATGTCGCCATCGCCGACGTAAGCCACTACGTCACCCCCGACTGTGCCATCGACCGCGAAGCGCGTCAGCGGGGCTTTTCGATCTACTTTCCCCACAAGTCGATCCCGATGCTCCCCAGGGCTCTCAGCGAAAACATCTGCTCCCTCAAACCCGACGTGGACCGTCTCGCCTACGTCTGCCGCCTGGAGATCGACACCGAAACCCTGGAAGTCAAACGCCACACCTTTTTCGAAGCCCTCATCCGCTCCCGGAGGCGCTACAACTACGACGAAATCGACACCTATCTGCAAAACGGTTTCGCCGACGCGCCCGAAAAGGACAGGGAGACGCTCCGATTCATCTTCCCCCTGCGCAGCCTGACCGACCGGCTTCGGAAAAAGCGTCTGGAGAAGGGGTACGATTTCCGCTCTCCGGAAGTGCGCATGACGCTGGACGAACAGCAGAACCTGACCGAGACGCGCCTCGAAGAGTCAACCCCTTCCCACGCCCTCATCGAAGACTGCATGCTGCTGGCCAACAAAGCCGCGGCGGAACATTTCGACGTGGGGATCTTCCGCATCCACGAACCCCCCACTCCCGAACGGATCGAAAAACTGGTGGACGAACTGGGGAAGATCGGCATCTATGTCGAAACGCCGGAGGAGGATTTCCACGCCCTGGTACTGGAACTGCAGGAGGAGGCGCGCGAAAAAGGGGTGGAACCCTACGTGGACCAGCTCATCATCCAGACCCAGAAACAGGCCAGCTACAGCCATGAAAATGTGGGGCACTTCGGGCTCGGGTTCGAGCGCTACACCCACTTCACCTCCCCCATCCGCCGCTACGCCGACCTGACGCTCCACCGCCTTCTGAAGGCGATCTTCGCCCACGACGAGAAGCGCCGGGAGTACATTCTTCGCAACATCGAGCCGCTCTGCATCAAGATCAGTGAACTGGAACGGGAAGCGACCCGGGTGGAGTGGGACTTCATGGCCCGCAAATATGCCCGCTACGCCGAAAGCCACAGGGAGAAGACCTACCGTGGTGTCGTCATCGAAGCGGCCCAGATACCCGCCGCCGTCACCGACGAAGGGATCGTCGGCATGCGCCTATTCTGTGACAGAAGCGACCTGCTCCTCTTCGACAGGATCGAAGCAAAAATCAACATCGTCCACCTGGCCCAGGCGAAGATTTTCGTCCTCGTCGAAAAGGCGACCCATCTTTTGGAGGAGAGTTTGTAG
- the holA gene encoding DNA polymerase III subunit delta, whose translation MYKREFDQLLASGSLPKSLMLYGDNDYYIDAYTRRYIDLTGAREGMMKLYFDEYDFQTAKNFLGQSSLFGDQNLLFVKSDRKIPKKELTQLIDLAKRNENNFFLYAYAGTDFKTMTGAFSKKNGGEHVRFFAPNLREAAEILQRRASELEMEIDRYAIEHLAMTMGLNLAMAVNELEKLALLNRPVGAKEIDEHVFSLAPMAMDTFLFSLFSKRPLEELLHQLSHLGEDEYAVLRAIEYFTLQLLQFHLYIKLHGAPDSAAILGYRLPKQLEQQRAQLAVRLSLAHFEKILDALAEGELAMKSGGASHKETLFLALLIKIKSFLG comes from the coding sequence ATGTATAAACGCGAATTCGATCAACTACTGGCATCCGGTTCCCTTCCCAAGTCATTGATGCTCTACGGCGACAACGACTACTACATCGACGCCTACACCCGCCGCTACATCGACCTCACCGGGGCGCGGGAGGGGATGATGAAGCTCTACTTCGACGAATACGATTTCCAGACGGCGAAGAACTTTCTGGGGCAGAGTTCGCTTTTTGGAGACCAGAACCTGCTCTTCGTCAAAAGCGACAGGAAGATCCCCAAAAAGGAGCTGACCCAGCTCATCGACCTGGCGAAGCGCAACGAAAACAACTTCTTTCTCTACGCCTACGCCGGCACCGACTTCAAGACGATGACGGGGGCGTTCAGCAAGAAAAACGGGGGCGAACATGTCCGCTTCTTCGCTCCCAACCTGCGGGAAGCGGCGGAAATTCTGCAGCGGCGGGCAAGTGAACTGGAGATGGAGATCGACCGTTACGCCATCGAGCATCTGGCGATGACGATGGGGCTCAACCTGGCGATGGCGGTCAACGAGCTGGAGAAACTGGCGCTGCTGAACCGGCCCGTCGGCGCGAAGGAGATCGACGAGCATGTCTTCTCCCTGGCACCGATGGCGATGGATACCTTTCTCTTCTCCCTCTTTTCCAAACGCCCACTGGAGGAGCTGCTCCACCAGCTCAGTCACCTGGGGGAGGACGAGTACGCCGTTTTGCGCGCCATCGAATACTTCACGCTCCAGCTGCTGCAGTTTCACCTCTACATCAAGCTTCACGGCGCCCCCGACTCCGCGGCGATTCTGGGATACCGCCTCCCCAAGCAGCTGGAGCAGCAGCGGGCCCAGCTGGCGGTGCGCCTCTCTCTGGCCCATTTCGAAAAAATCCTCGACGCCCTGGCGGAGGGGGAGCTCGCCATGAAAAGCGGCGGCGCTTCCCACAAAGAGACCCTGTTCCTTGCCCTCTTAATAAAAATTAAATCTTTCTTAGGATAA
- the rpsF gene encoding 30S ribosomal protein S6, which yields MTRHYETLFVVKPTLTEEEIKAQIEGVKKILEENGAQIAGEFDWGMRKLAYEIEKNPRGYYYVIYYTAPSSLIKELERNFRYNEEIIRFLNVKYENKKEIKAWQNLVNKAGAASAKKEEAKAAAEAAESAE from the coding sequence ATGACACGACATTACGAAACCCTCTTCGTCGTCAAGCCGACGCTGACGGAAGAAGAGATCAAGGCACAGATCGAGGGCGTCAAGAAGATCCTCGAAGAGAACGGCGCACAGATCGCCGGCGAATTCGACTGGGGTATGCGCAAACTGGCATACGAGATCGAAAAGAACCCCCGGGGTTACTACTACGTCATCTACTATACGGCTCCCAGCAGCCTGATCAAAGAGCTCGAAAGAAACTTCCGATACAACGAAGAGATCATTCGGTTCCTCAACGTCAAATACGAAAACAAAAAAGAGATCAAAGCGTGGCAGAACCTGGTCAACAAGGCCGGTGCCGCCAGCGCGAAAAAAGAGGAAGCCAAAGCGGCAGCCGAAGCAGCAGAGTCTGCGGAATAA
- a CDS encoding single-stranded DNA-binding protein produces MFNKVILIGNLTRDIELRYLPSGQALAKGGIATNRRYKDASGMQKDETMFIDFTVWGRSAEVANQYLRRGSRVLLEGRLTLEQWTDQNGQKRSKHSVTVENLKMLDRKGENEGMGQSASQPQGGYNQPAQGYQQPQGGYSQPAPQAAEPKPAPDLPEIDINEDDIPF; encoded by the coding sequence ATGTTCAACAAGGTCATCCTCATCGGCAACCTGACGCGCGACATCGAACTGCGCTACCTTCCCAGCGGGCAGGCCCTCGCCAAGGGCGGCATCGCAACCAACCGCCGTTACAAAGACGCCAGCGGCATGCAGAAAGACGAGACGATGTTCATCGACTTCACCGTCTGGGGACGCAGTGCCGAAGTGGCCAACCAGTACCTTCGCCGCGGCAGCCGCGTGCTGCTGGAGGGGCGCCTGACGCTGGAGCAGTGGACCGACCAGAACGGCCAGAAACGCTCCAAGCACAGCGTCACCGTCGAGAATCTGAAGATGCTCGACAGAAAGGGCGAAAACGAAGGGATGGGCCAGAGCGCGTCACAGCCCCAGGGTGGCTACAACCAGCCGGCACAGGGATACCAGCAGCCCCAGGGCGGCTACAGCCAGCCCGCCCCCCAGGCCGCCGAACCCAAGCCGGCACCGGATCTTCCCGAAATCGATATCAACGAAGACGATATCCCCTTTTAA
- the rpsR gene encoding 30S ribosomal protein S18 — MAERRKYSKRYCKYCEAKVEFIDYKDLASIKASLSERYKIMPRRLTGNCKKHQEMVEKAIKRARAAALVPYIVDHKRVIPNPFEEIK, encoded by the coding sequence ATGGCAGAAAGAAGAAAATACTCCAAACGATACTGCAAATATTGCGAAGCGAAAGTCGAATTCATCGACTATAAAGACCTGGCGAGCATCAAAGCGAGCCTCTCCGAGCGCTACAAAATCATGCCCCGCCGCCTGACCGGCAACTGCAAAAAACACCAGGAGATGGTGGAAAAAGCGATCAAACGCGCCCGCGCGGCGGCACTGGTCCCCTACATCGTCGACCACAAGCGCGTCATTCCCAACCCCTTCGAAGAGATCAAATAA
- a CDS encoding methyl-accepting chemotaxis protein: MALLSRLSIRTRTFILVGLSILIALLLGITAYFGLHRIDVAQKELKEAVSIKESAIHIQSGVQAYQLSSNGVFMDKSRSEAALKKIKSQSERMKEVLTTLKSSSSEPVVQKHIANTAAYLHTFKKDMKKLTKKYKALIKFADGLTEKTAIANKQLLKLIRFNQMLVAEEFNKVNFNKFGSAYHLYKLFAMMDAEGKQYMLDRDGKHLKKFKKIYRKLFKNLKRKRDGATLDEEKKIYEEVYRAVEYYGMAIDRWILLYRMINEKYTPQTLQDLASIEKEAQKVASLETEHMDATKSRIENTILLIGILLVVLASIIGFLIANSITRAVTALRDDIAKIIETKDFSHSVRILSSDIIGEVARYTNEMIRLVNRLFEASESAKREADAKAKEAEEMLRKNQLSIRLTSILTKAQNENTTIIQHSIEKNVETINEINEVNDETHNVIGKIKTGTDRLIRELETMAQMSENSSNHINELDGHIEDITGVIELIKEISEQTNLLALNAAIEAARAGEHGRGFAVVADEVRKLAERTQKATSEVEANINVLRQSSSIVLETGRKIADKTHETTRQLEDFKHDLDHLIDNVGIIRKQNHYIAYALYANLLKLDHMAFKINGYASVLEGRSQEFVDEHSCRLGKWYEKGEGKRLFGTMPSYPQLAKPHQIVHHAVKQAVECTKNGTCEERVQEIVEDFEAAEKASITLFDILDRLIEEAKEKGNEGAEAA; encoded by the coding sequence ATGGCTCTGCTTTCCAGACTCTCCATCCGGACACGCACCTTCATTCTCGTGGGCCTCAGCATTCTCATCGCCCTGCTGCTGGGAATCACGGCCTACTTTGGCCTACACAGGATCGACGTGGCCCAGAAAGAACTCAAAGAGGCTGTCTCGATCAAGGAGTCGGCCATCCACATCCAGTCCGGCGTCCAGGCCTACCAGCTCAGCAGCAACGGCGTCTTTATGGACAAGAGCAGGTCAGAGGCGGCACTTAAAAAAATAAAATCCCAGTCCGAGAGGATGAAAGAGGTCCTCACCACCCTCAAAAGCTCCAGTTCGGAGCCAGTGGTTCAGAAGCATATCGCCAATACGGCCGCCTATCTCCATACCTTTAAAAAGGATATGAAGAAACTGACGAAAAAGTACAAGGCACTCATCAAATTCGCCGACGGGCTGACGGAGAAAACCGCCATCGCCAACAAACAGCTGCTCAAACTGATACGCTTCAACCAGATGCTGGTGGCCGAAGAGTTCAACAAGGTCAATTTCAACAAATTCGGCTCGGCGTACCACCTCTACAAACTCTTCGCCATGATGGATGCCGAGGGGAAGCAGTATATGCTCGACAGGGACGGCAAGCACCTGAAGAAGTTCAAAAAGATCTACAGAAAGCTCTTCAAAAACCTCAAACGAAAACGGGACGGGGCGACGCTGGATGAAGAGAAGAAGATTTACGAAGAGGTCTACAGGGCGGTCGAGTATTACGGCATGGCCATCGACCGGTGGATTCTACTTTATCGGATGATCAACGAGAAATATACGCCCCAAACCCTGCAGGACCTCGCCTCCATCGAGAAAGAAGCGCAAAAAGTCGCATCACTCGAGACAGAACACATGGATGCGACCAAATCGAGGATCGAAAATACCATCCTTCTCATCGGTATCCTCCTGGTCGTGCTCGCCTCCATCATCGGCTTCCTGATCGCCAACTCCATCACCCGCGCCGTCACCGCTTTGCGGGACGATATCGCCAAAATTATCGAAACGAAGGATTTCAGCCATAGCGTGCGCATCCTCTCCTCCGACATCATCGGCGAAGTGGCGCGTTACACCAACGAGATGATCCGGCTGGTGAACCGGCTCTTCGAAGCCTCCGAATCGGCCAAAAGAGAGGCGGACGCCAAAGCCAAAGAGGCGGAAGAGATGCTGCGAAAAAACCAGTTGAGCATCCGCCTCACGAGCATTCTGACCAAGGCGCAGAACGAAAACACCACCATCATCCAGCACAGCATCGAAAAGAATGTGGAGACGATCAACGAGATCAACGAAGTGAACGACGAAACCCACAATGTCATCGGCAAGATCAAAACCGGTACGGACCGGCTGATTCGGGAGCTGGAGACCATGGCGCAGATGAGCGAAAACTCCAGCAACCACATCAACGAACTGGATGGGCATATCGAAGACATTACCGGCGTCATCGAACTGATCAAGGAGATTTCGGAACAGACCAATCTGCTCGCCCTCAACGCCGCCATCGAAGCGGCCCGCGCCGGCGAACACGGCCGCGGCTTCGCCGTCGTCGCCGACGAAGTGCGCAAACTCGCCGAGCGGACCCAGAAGGCGACTTCGGAGGTGGAGGCCAACATCAACGTCCTGCGCCAAAGCTCCTCCATCGTCCTGGAGACCGGAAGGAAGATCGCCGACAAGACCCACGAAACCACACGGCAGCTCGAAGATTTCAAGCACGACTTAGATCACCTCATCGACAATGTGGGTATTATCCGTAAACAGAACCACTATATCGCCTACGCCCTCTACGCCAACCTGCTCAAACTCGACCATATGGCCTTCAAGATCAACGGGTACGCTTCGGTACTGGAAGGACGAAGCCAGGAGTTCGTGGACGAGCACAGCTGCCGCCTGGGGAAATGGTACGAAAAGGGCGAAGGCAAGCGCCTCTTCGGCACAATGCCCTCGTACCCCCAACTGGCCAAACCTCACCAGATTGTCCACCACGCCGTCAAACAGGCGGTGGAGTGTACGAAAAACGGAACCTGCGAAGAGCGTGTGCAGGAGATCGTCGAAGATTTCGAAGCGGCGGAAAAAGCGAGCATCACACTCTTCGACATTCTCGACCGACTGATCGAAGAGGCGAAAGAAAAGGGGAACGAAGGGGCGGAAGCGGCCTGA
- a CDS encoding class I SAM-dependent methyltransferase, with amino-acid sequence MGLELYAKIEPLLGFDEEIDALHDLYLEILSDWRPETLIDIGCGSGRFLRRARETLGLKRAYGVDLSETMVRRARETGVEADAVDVCDVQARFDAATAVFDVLNYLPDEALPRFFGCVAGVLKPGGIFLADINTQTGFEEVAPGSLIRSHKTWLLALDAVYDAPELRTKIELFTKREGECYSRESDIVTQYYHDPARLAQQCGDLELIQSYPVRMYADEPDKELLLFKRK; translated from the coding sequence GTGGGGCTTGAGCTCTATGCCAAAATCGAGCCGCTGCTGGGTTTTGACGAGGAGATCGACGCCCTGCACGACCTCTATCTGGAGATTCTCTCCGACTGGCGGCCGGAGACTCTCATCGACATCGGCTGCGGCAGCGGCCGGTTTCTTCGACGGGCACGTGAGACGCTCGGTTTGAAGAGGGCCTACGGCGTCGACCTGAGCGAAACGATGGTCCGGCGGGCCAGGGAAACGGGCGTCGAGGCGGACGCGGTGGATGTGTGCGACGTGCAGGCGCGTTTTGACGCCGCCACCGCCGTCTTCGACGTGCTCAACTACCTCCCCGACGAGGCGTTGCCCCGCTTTTTCGGCTGCGTTGCCGGAGTCCTGAAGCCGGGAGGCATCTTTCTTGCGGACATCAATACCCAAACCGGTTTCGAAGAGGTGGCCCCCGGGTCGCTGATACGTTCGCACAAAACGTGGCTTCTCGCCCTCGACGCCGTCTACGACGCCCCCGAACTGCGGACGAAGATCGAACTCTTTACCAAAAGAGAGGGGGAGTGTTACAGCCGCGAAAGCGACATTGTGACCCAGTACTACCACGACCCGGCCAGGCTGGCGCAGCAATGCGGCGATCTGGAACTGATCCAGTCCTATCCGGTCCGCATGTACGCCGATGAACCGGACAAGGAGCTTCTGCTTTTCAAACGGAAGTGA
- the hisG gene encoding ATP phosphoribosyltransferase, translated as MLTVALPKGRIAEETLEIFETIFGDEFKFESRKLILDMPPFRFLLVRNQDVPTYVAHQAADIGVVGLDVIEEQGLDIVKLLDLGIGKCRVCVGIREEDALDWNRPQMKVASKMVNITRNYFSKKAMGVEVIKLYGSIELAPLVGLADAIVDIVETGTTMKENGLKVAETIMESSAHLIANKYSFLAKKGEIMELYGQMEKVVRGA; from the coding sequence TTGTTGACCGTAGCGCTTCCCAAAGGGCGTATCGCCGAAGAGACGCTTGAGATTTTCGAAACGATCTTCGGTGACGAGTTCAAGTTCGAATCCCGCAAACTGATTCTGGATATGCCCCCCTTCCGTTTTCTGCTGGTGCGCAACCAGGACGTTCCGACCTATGTGGCCCACCAGGCGGCGGATATCGGCGTGGTGGGGCTCGATGTCATCGAAGAGCAGGGGCTCGACATCGTGAAGCTACTGGACCTGGGCATCGGAAAGTGCCGTGTCTGTGTGGGGATTCGTGAAGAGGATGCACTGGACTGGAACCGCCCCCAGATGAAAGTCGCTTCCAAGATGGTGAACATCACCCGCAACTACTTCAGCAAAAAGGCGATGGGGGTGGAGGTGATCAAACTCTACGGCTCCATCGAGCTGGCGCCTCTGGTGGGGCTGGCGGACGCCATCGTCGACATCGTGGAGACTGGAACGACGATGAAAGAGAACGGTCTCAAGGTGGCTGAGACCATCATGGAGTCGAGCGCCCACCTGATCGCCAACAAATACAGTTTCCTCGCCAAAAAGGGGGAGATCATGGAGCTATACGGCCAGATGGAAAAGGTCGTGCGTGGGGCTTGA
- a CDS encoding type III pantothenate kinase, translated as MILCDIGNSRMHCFDGERVEHLSFEEGLRKYARSDVRYICVNDRAKERLRSDAPGWRELEAEGLLQTGYEGLGADRAAACLGLHHGVVVDAGSAITVDVMEEGRHLGGWIWPGLRSWRACYRAISPRLDLPLDPEVDLYALPLSTREAVSYAVFAPIARLVKEAAGEKPVVVTGGDASTVAPLIEGAVIDEQIVFRGMEKIIMTKESHC; from the coding sequence ATGATACTCTGCGACATCGGCAACAGCCGCATGCACTGTTTCGACGGTGAACGGGTCGAACACCTCTCCTTCGAGGAGGGGCTGCGAAAGTACGCCCGCAGCGACGTCCGCTACATCTGCGTCAACGACCGGGCGAAAGAGCGGTTGCGAAGCGATGCGCCCGGCTGGCGGGAGCTGGAGGCAGAGGGGCTTCTGCAGACCGGCTACGAAGGCCTCGGCGCCGACCGCGCCGCCGCCTGCCTCGGCCTGCATCACGGCGTCGTCGTCGATGCCGGCAGCGCCATCACCGTGGACGTGATGGAAGAGGGGAGGCACCTGGGGGGCTGGATCTGGCCCGGGCTGCGAAGTTGGAGGGCCTGCTACCGCGCCATCTCCCCGAGGCTCGACCTGCCCCTCGACCCGGAGGTCGACCTCTACGCCCTCCCCCTGTCGACCCGGGAAGCCGTCAGTTACGCCGTGTTTGCCCCCATCGCCCGTCTGGTGAAAGAGGCGGCCGGGGAAAAGCCGGTGGTCGTCACGGGCGGGGACGCTTCCACGGTCGCGCCCCTCATAGAGGGCGCCGTTATCGACGAGCAAATCGTTTTCAGGGGTATGGAAAAAATCATCATGACAAAGGAGTCCCATTGTTGA
- the gatC gene encoding Asp-tRNA(Asn)/Glu-tRNA(Gln) amidotransferase subunit GatC, giving the protein MKFDDAMLQRLEKLSMLKISDEKRAEMIGELEKIVGFVDILGELDTENLDPSFSTLSGGTPMREDTPRENPEVRDIILEHAPKAEEDYFVVPSIIE; this is encoded by the coding sequence ATGAAATTCGACGACGCGATGCTTCAACGCCTCGAAAAACTCTCCATGCTGAAAATCAGCGACGAAAAGCGGGCCGAGATGATCGGAGAGCTGGAGAAGATCGTCGGTTTCGTCGACATTCTCGGCGAACTCGACACCGAAAACCTCGACCCCTCCTTCAGCACCCTCTCCGGCGGCACACCGATGCGGGAGGACACCCCCAGGGAGAATCCCGAAGTGCGGGATATCATCCTCGAACATGCCCCGAAAGCCGAAGAGGACTACTTCGTTGTCCCCAGCATCATCGAATAG
- a CDS encoding Spx/MgsR family RNA polymerase-binding regulatory protein produces the protein MKLYGIKNCDSVRKAVRFFKEHNIDFETVDFRETPVGCDTIDRWLEKVAVKELFNSRSTTYRKLGLKDFGLDEAGMRKWLCKENTLVKRPVVETDDGDVIVGFDEKRYKERFL, from the coding sequence ATGAAACTCTACGGCATCAAAAACTGTGACTCGGTCCGCAAGGCGGTACGCTTTTTCAAAGAGCATAACATCGATTTCGAAACGGTCGATTTTAGAGAGACCCCTGTCGGATGCGACACGATCGACCGCTGGCTGGAAAAGGTGGCGGTCAAAGAGCTTTTCAACAGCCGCAGCACCACCTACCGGAAGCTCGGCCTCAAGGATTTCGGCCTCGACGAAGCGGGGATGCGGAAGTGGCTTTGCAAAGAGAACACCCTTGTCAAGCGCCCGGTGGTCGAAACCGATGACGGCGACGTGATCGTGGGCTTCGACGAAAAACGATACAAGGAACGGTTTCTATGA